Genomic window (Desulfuromonas acetexigens):
AAATGGACCCTGCCGATCCGGGACTGGAAGGCGGCCCTCAACCGGTTTTCCATCCTGTTCGAAGACAGAATGCCAGCTTACTGATAACCGAAAACCAAACCATTTACACAAAATGATTTACACCGCCGCCGTTGATGACACCAGCCTGAGCCGCAGATGCGACAAAAAACGAAATACCCAGCAGCGTCGCCAATTTTTTCCCGAAACTTCTCCTCATTTTTTTCCTCCTTCTTCTTCCCTTGAGTTTAGGTCTTCTTCTTTTTTCGATTTCTTGCCCCAGATACGAAAGCCACCCATGTATCACCCCCCTCGCGCACCCTCCTTTCTTCTCAGAAAAAACCGGGGTATCGATTTATGCGTTCTCCGACGGGGAACATACTCCGCCATGAAACGTTTTTATCCAACGGAGAGAAACTCCGTCGACTTGTTCGGTTTAAGAGCAAGGGCAGTGCCAAGCTGGACGGAATTTCGCAACCGACCGATTTCATGAAGAAAAATCGAAAGCGTCAAAGAAAACGGAGAAAACAAAAACGCAACCTGGGCTGCGCTTCAGAGGGGGGAATGCGGTGAAAACAGGGAGGGAACGACCGAGGAGGGGACGCAACCGCGGCTGCTTAGTGCAACCGCGGTTGCGCGGTATTTACGGCAGATAAAACCGAATGATGGATGGGCAGGGAATTATCCCCGTTTTTGCAGGGCGTCGCGGATTTCCCGCAGCAGAACCACATCCTCCGGCGGTGCCGGCGGCTCGGCGGGAGCTTCTTCTTCCTTCTTGCGCAGAGAGTTGATCCCTTTGACCAGCATGAAGATAGCGAAAGCGACGATGACAAAATCGACCACGGTCTGCAGGAAAGCCCCGTAGTTGAGAGTCGCGGCGCCAGCCGCTTTGGCGTCGGCCAGGGTCGCGTAGGTTTCGCTCCCGAGGTTGATAAAGAGTCCGGTAAAATTGACCCCACCGAGCAGTTTGCCGATAGGCGGCATGATGATGTCGTTGACGATCGAAGTGACGATCTTGCCGAAGGCGGCGCCGACGATGATACCGACCGCCATATCCACGGCATTGCCCTTGACTGCAAACTCTTTGAATTCCTTAACCAGCGACATAGATCCTCCGTTTAAATGATGGAAATGAATTAATGGCCCAGCGCAAATGATAGCCCTTTTTTAAAAAAAATCAACCTCTACTGAGACCGCAAAATAATATAATTTCAGATAGATATGATCCGAATCCTCTAGTCGGTGTGGCCTTTTCTGGAGGTCCCCAAACCATCGGGAAGCAACGCGGGGGGAAAATTCTGATAGCAGACCGGACGCAAAAAACGCTGGATGGCCGCCGTGCCGACAGAGGTAAAACGGCTGTCGGTGGTGGCCGGATAGGGACCGCCATGGACCATGGCCGGACTGACCTCGACCCCCGTGGGGAAACCGTTGCAGATCAGACGCCCGGCTTTGACTTCGAGAATGCCCGGCAGTTCGGAAAAGGCGGAAAAATCACCGGCGGTGCCGTGCAACGTGGCGGTCAGTTGACCGCGCAGCCGCCGCGCCGCGGTCACCAACTCATCCCGGTCGGCGCACGCGACCAGCACCGCCGCCGGCCCGAAAATCTCCTCGGACAGTTCCCGCTCCTTGTAAAAAGAGGCGAAATCCGTGCGCAGCAGGACCGGGGCGGCCAGACACGCGCCAGAGGCGGCTTCCCCCACCTCCCCGAACGGCCGAACGCCCGCAATGCGGGAACGGCGACCAACCTCGGAAAGATACGCCTCGCGAATCCCACGATGCAGCATGACCCCGGCGGATTTTTCCCCGAGCATGGCGGAGACCCGAGAGGCGAAGGTCTCCAGATCCGACCCGGCGATGGCGAAGAGCAACCCCGGATTGGTACAGAACTGCCCGACCCCCAAAGTCAGCGCCTCGGCGAACCCGGCGGCGATCTCCGCCCCCCGCTCCCGTAAGGCTTCGGGGAGCAGAAACTGAGGGTTGCTGCTCCCCATTTCGGCGAAGACTGGTATCGGCTCATTCCGCGCCGCCGCGAGATTGAAAAGCGCCCGACCCCCTTTGAGCGAACCGGTGAAGGCCACCGCCCGCACCAGCGGATGTACCGCCAGGGAAGCGCCCAACGAGTGGGAACTTCCCTGAACCAAGGCAAAAACCCCGGCCGGCAGGTGACAACGACGCAAGGCAGCGACGATGGCCCGCCCGGCGAGTTCCGAGGTGCCGGGATGAGCAGGGTGCCCCTTGGCCAGCACCGGACAGCCCGCCGCCAGCGCCGAGGCGGTATCGCCGCCGGCGACAGAAAAGGCCAGGGGGAAATTACTGGCGCCGAAGACCGCCACCGGCCCCAGGGGAATATAACGCAGGCGCAGATCGGGCTTGGGCAACGGCGTCCGGTCCGGGTCACCCGGATCGATACGAATACCGCGATAATCTCCGGCTCGGACGACTTGCGCGAAAAGCCGCAGCTGATTCACCGTGCGCAGCTGTTCCCCTTCGAGGCGGGGCCGGGGCAGGCCGGTTTCCGCCCCGGCCCGGTCGAGCAGCTCATCCCCCAGGGCCAGCAGTTCCTCGCCGACGGTCTCCAGCAAAACCGCCCGCCGCTCCGCCGAGGCGTTCCGGAAGGTATCGAAATCGCGCTCGGCCGCCAAGGCGGCGCGATCCACATCCCGGGCCGTCCCTTCGCAGAAGGGCGGCTCCAGCGTTTCGCCGGTGGCGGGATTCACGGCCTGGAAGGTTTCTCCACAGGAAACCGGCTCCTCGCCGTCGATCAGCTGACATCCGGTGATTCTCATGGTCAGTTGCCCTTTCGTCAAAGATCAGGAGAGCTTGGGCAGTTCCGCATCAAAGACCGACCACACACGCTCTTGCAGGGCGGCGAAGAACTCCCGGGTGATGAACTTGGGCAGCTTGACGTTGGGGTTGGGCTGATCGAAAACAATGGACGGCAGCGCGTATTCAGATTTTTCATACCCCTGCCGCCGCTCCAGGGCCAACCCCAACAAGAACGCCCGCCGCACAGCGGCGTTGAGTTCCTCGGAGGTCACTTCGAGGCCGGTCGCCTCCTTGACGGCGCGGACAATGAGAGGATGGTCGATGGGCACCCCGACGAACTTGCACAGGCCGATCATGTCGTAGCCGACGATGAGCAGGCCGGTTTGGGTGATGGCGTCGACCCAGTAGTCGAGATCGGTCTTGCCCTGGCGCACCAGCAGCAGGTAGGTGCCCATCGACATGTGCCCGCCGGCGATGGCCCAGGCGTAACCAGGATTGGTTTCCGGCAGATAGGCAGGGAGCTCCATCCCTTTGACCTGGATGGCATAGCCGGTTTCGCCCAAATGCCGGGAAAGGCGCTTGGAGCCGCCGCCGATTTCCGGCGCCTTGCCGGTTCCGGCCAGATGGATCAACTCCTTGATTTTATCCAGCTCGCCGAAGGTCGCGCCATTGAGCAGGGGGGTATCCGGATGGCGCTGGTTGTAATCGAGCACATAGGCGATGGTGGTGCCGAGGGAGATGGCATCCATGCCGAGGTTGTCGGCCATCTGGATCAACTCCCCCGCCGGCTCGCCGTGGTGCAGACCCAAATTGGTCCCGAGCAAATTGAGGGGTTCGAAGTCGAATTTGGCGAGGAATTCGCCCTTGCCCCCGTTCGGCTCGCGGCGGTAGATGTTGTTGTGGCAGCGGATGCCGCAGCGGAAACAGCCGGCCGAGGCGACCTCCAGATCCTTGACCACGTTTTCGCGAAAGACCTGCTCGACTCCGTCGTTCCCCTTGGGCTGGAAATTGTTCTCGGGCACGGCGTAAAAGGCCTGCAACACCTCATAAGAGGCCCAGGTGCCGCCGTTCCCCCCCTGGGCGATGGGCTGGAAGCGGGCTGAGCCGCCGCCGTGGACGATCTCTTTGTTGATGGCGGCGATCTCCGCCGTCGGCTTGTCGAGCTTGTCGCGGCTTTGCGCCACCAGGGCGACAAGGTTTTTGTAGCCCATCAGACTGCCCATCCCCCCGCGTCCGGCGAAGCGGCACTTGTCGTCGCCGCTTTTGAGCTGGTTCTCGGTGCTCAGGGCCACCGCCCCCATGTAGTTGGCGCGATAATTCTCCCCGGCCGGACCGATGGCGGCGAAGTGGGCGTCGGGGTACTCCCGGCGCAGGGCCATGATCTTCTCGTGGGTGGTCAGCCCGAGCAGGTGCCCGGCCGGTTTCAGTTCCAGCCTCGGCCCCTGGTCGCTTTCGGAAATCACCGCGTAGACCGGGGTCGGCGAGCAGTGCTCGAAAATGATCTCATCCAACCCGGTCCACTTCAGCTTGTAACCGAATTTGCCGCTGGAGGCCGACCACATGGCGGCCGGCAGTCCCCGGTCCGAATGCTTGAGGGGGCTGTAGCCGGAAAAATAGGTGCGCATTCCGGTCATGATCGCCGAACCGGTCAAGAGGCCGGTGTTGACGATCAGGGGATTTTCCAGGCAATAGGCCTCGCGGATTTGCCGCTCGGCCAGCAGTTGAAAGGAGCGCCCGAAACCGCCCAGCACATCTTCCAGGTTGGCGCAGGGAACATCCTCGAAAACCATTTTGCCGTCGGCCAGATCGACGGTGCAGCGATGGTAGGAAATCCGCGAAGGATTGGAGACCGGATCGTTCGTTTCAATGCGCATGGGCACACCTCGCAACGGAGAAAAGGGCTGAAAATCGATAGAGCGGGCTAGCCGCCGGCCACCAGGGGAAAGAGGGCGAGCAGATCGCCGTCGCGCAGCACCCGGTCGAGGGTGGCGCGCTCGTCGTTGACGATGACGATGTCCGGCTGGTTCAGCGGGATATCGAGATCGAGCACCACCTGCGCCGCCGTAGTCCCTTCAGGGTAGGGGCGAAGTTCCTCGCGAAAGCGCCCCACCCGGAAGGAACCGTGAAGTCTGACGACAATATGCATGAAGAATCCTCCGACAACGACATCCGAATCCAATGAATGTCTTTAAATCCAAAATGTAAGTTTGCACAATTCAAAGGGCGAATTCAAGTCTTCCCTGCCCGGAAAAGCTTGAACCTTTGGAGCGTTTCTGCAATATTTTCGAAACAATTCACTTATCAAGGAAGGAACTTTTTCTTTTGGACTGGAAACGCTTTTTCGACGGACTGGGGATGAACGGCACCCGCTGGCAGTGGCGGATCATGCGTTGGGAGCGGGACTTCAAGAGCCTGCTCAAGGGGCAACCGACCAGCGGCGGCGCGGCCTTTTCCCTGAGCAAACTGATTCTCGTCGGCAATCTCATCCTCTTCTCGCTGATGATCGTGCAGGGTACCGCCCTCGGCCTCGGTGGCCGGGTGCTGCTGGCGCCGCCGACCCAACTGCTGATCCATTGGGGCGGCCAGTTCTGGCCGCTGGTCCTGCAGCAGGGGGAGTGGTGGCGCTGCCTGACCTACGCCTTCACCCACGGCGGCATCCTGCACATCGGCTTCAACATGATGGTGCTGCATCAGGTCGGGCCGCTCATCGAATCGGAACTGGGCAAGGCGCGCTTCCTGGTCCTCTACACCCTGACCGCGCTGACCGCCACGATCCTCGGCTACCTCTGGCATCCCATGACGCCGGTGGTGGGCGCTTCCGGCTCGCTCTTCGGCCTGATCGGCTTCGCCGTCGCCTACTATCACCGCCTTGGTCAACCGGGTCGTTATATCCGCGACTTCATGTTCCGCTGGGCGGTCTACGCCTTCATCTTCGGCCTGCTGGTCGGCGCCGACAACGCCGGGCATCTCGGCGGTGCCCTTGGCGGCGCGGCCCTCGGTCTGGTCATGCCCCTGCGTTATCTGCCCAAAAGCCCGGCGGCGAAATTCTTCAACCTGCTCGCCCTCGCCTGCCTGGCGGCCATCATCTATAGTCTGATCATGCTGGCCCTCTCCCTCGCCGGCGCTGCAAATTAGGAACGCTCATGGCCAAGGAGAAATTTCCCGTCACTCCGGCGATCCGCCTGCTGCGTGAGAAAAAGGCGGCCTTCACCGAACATCTCTACGCCTACGAGGACAAGGGCGGCACCGCCGTCTCCTCCCGGGAACTGGGCGTCGATGAACACGCCGTTATCAAGACCCTGGTGATGGAGGATGAGGCGGCCCGGCCGCTCATCGTGCTGATGCACGGCGACCGCCAGGTCTCGACCAAGGAACTGGCCCGCCAGATCGGCTGCAAGACCGTCTCCCCCTGCGCGCCGGCGACGGCGGACAAGCACTCGGGCTATCAGGTCGGCGGCACCTCCCCTTTCGCCACGCGCAAGGCGATGCCAGTCTATCTGGAGGAGACCATCACCGAGCTGCCGCGCATCTACATCAACGGCGGCAAACGGGGCTTTCTCATTGGGCTCGATCCCCGGGAACTGATTCGGGTGCTGCAACCGAGGTTGGTTAAGGTAGGGATTTAGGCTGAAGGCTGAAGACTGAAGGCAAACCCCTTATCGAGGAGGGCTACATGAATTCGGAACTGTTCCAGCGGGCGGCTGAGGCGGTCAGAGGCGCCGAGGCGCTGGTCGTTACCGCCGGGGCGGGGATGGGGGTCGATTCGGGGCTGCCCGATTTTCGCGGCGATCAGGGGTTCTGGAACGCCTATCCCATGTACGAACGGCTCGGCCTGAGTTTCGTCGATGCCGCCAATCCCGCGCACTTCCACCGCGATCCGGCCTTCGGCTGGGGCTTCTACGGCCACCGCACCAACCTCTACCGGAGTACCGTCCCCCACGCCGGTTTTCACCTGCTGCGGCAATGGGCCGAGCGTTTCGAACTCGACACCTTCGTCGTCACTTCCAACGTCGACGGCCAGTTCCAGAAAGCCGGTTTCGCCGAAGAGCAGATGCTCGAAGTTCACGGCTCCATCCACCATCTGCAATGCCTCACCCCCTGCTCTTCGGCAATCTGGAGCAACCGGGAAGAAATTCCCATCGATTTCGCGACCATGCGCGCCAAACACATCCCCCTCTGCCCCCGCTGTGGCGGCACCGCCCGCCCCAACATCCTCATGTTCAGCGACTTCTCCTGGATCGGCGGGCGCAGCCACGGCCAGCAGATGCGCTTCGACATCTTCCTCGAACAGCACCGCAAAGAGCGCCTGGCGATCATCGAAATGGGTGCAGGCAGCGCCATCCCCACCATCCGTTACACCAGCGAGCGCCTCGGCGAACGCGGAAACGCAACGGTGATTCGCATCAACCCCCGCGAACCCCATATCCGCTCGCCGCACATCTCCATCGCCACCGGCGCCCTGGAAGGGCTCACCGGCATCGACCGGGCGCTGGGACACCCCTAAACTTCTTCTGCGGCAGTCCCTTCGATCCGACGCCCTATACCTCCGCGCATGGGCGGCTTATCCCCTATTGATGATAAAAAATATCCGCGCGACTTGTGTTTTTTTTCGCGTCCACCGTAAACTTACAAAAGATTGATTAATTTACCCCAACTTCCCCTCTTACCCTGTGTACACGAACATTGTGAAACAACGCGTTAGGAGAATGCGATGGTCCGCTGGGCGAAATGCATTTTTTTCTGTTGCTGCCTCCCCCTGCTGCTGGTCCTGACCGCTTGCGAGGGAGAAGCGCCGCGCAGCGTCGACCTCAGCCGCCGAGAGACGACGAACCCTCCTTCCTACGACCCTGGAGAACCGGCGCTGAACCTGAGTATCGGCTCGATCGTCACTCCGGCCCAGGGGTACGTCTATTACGAGCAGCTGATCGACTATCTCACCAAAGAGCTGGGACGCCCCATCAACGTGGTCGATCCGGGCAGTTACGAAAAACTTCTCACCCTGCTCGAAACCGGCAAGGTCGATGTCGCCTTTGTCTGCAGCGGTACCTACGTCGAGGGGCAAAAACGCTTCGGCCTGGAGTTGCTAGCCGCCCCATTGGTGGACGGCAAGCCGCTTTATGACGCGAACCTGATAGTGCCCGAAGACAGCCCGGCGCAAAGCCTCGCCGACCTGCGCGGAAAAAAGATGGCTTTTGTCGATCCCCATTCCCGCACCGGCGGCCTGGTCGTGGCCAGGGAACTGGAAAGTCTGGGGACGACGCCGGAGGAGTTTTTCGCCAACGTCCGCTACACCTACGCCCACGACCAGTCCATCCTCGCCGTCGCCTACGGCCTGGTGGATGCGGCCTCGGTCAACAGCTTCATCTGGGATTATCTGCGCTCTCGCGACCCGAAACTGGCGATGAAAGTTCGGGTACTCGCCCGCTACGGCCCCTACGGCATCCCGCCGGTGGTCGCCGCCCCCCACACCGACGGGGAATTGCGTCGCCAGGTGCGTCAGTCCCTGCTGGAGCTGCACAAAAACGAACGGGGCCAGGCGATTCTCGCCGGCATGCATATCGATCGATTCGTTCCCACGAACGACGGCGCCTATGACTCGGTGCGTCAATTCAAGGGGATGCCATAACGGAAACAGGGAGGGGGCATGTTTCATAAATATTTCCGGACTATGCTGCTCTGCGGCCTGCCCTGGCTGCTACTGTGTTCGGCCTGCGACCGCGGCTCGGCACAAAAAATCAATCTCGCCGACCGGGTTGATCTGCCCGAAATCGAACAACGCTCGAATCCGCGAGCGCTGCGCCTCAGCATCGGCTCGATCATCACTCCCGAACAGGGCTACGTCTATTACCGGCAGCTGGTCGATTATCTGAGCAACCGGCTCGATCTGACAATCACCGTCGTCGATCCCGGCAATTACGGGAAACTCAATACCATGCTGAAAAACGGTGACGTCGATGTCGCCTTCGTCTGCAGCGGCCCCTATGTCGAAGGGCGGGAAGCCTTCGGGCTCGAACTGCTGGCCGCGCCGGTGGTCAACGGCGAAGCGGCCTACTATTCCAACCTGATCGTCCCCGCGAGCAGCCCGGCGAAAAGCCTGGACGACCTTCAGGGCAAGAGCTTCGCCTTCACCGATCCCCAGTCCAACAGCGGCTGCCTGGTTCCCGGCAACCAACTGGCGCAACGAGGGCACACCCCCGAGTCCTTTTTTGTCTCCTTCAGCTACACCTATGCCCATGACCGCTCGATTCATGCTGTATCCGAGAGTCTGGTCGATGGTGCCGCCGTCGACAGCCTGATCTGGGATTATCTCAGCGCCGCCGACCCGAAATTGCACAGGCGCGTGCGCGTCGTGGAGCGTTTCGGCCCCTTCGCCATTCCGCCGGTGGTCGCCGCGCCACACGTTCCCCAGGAGCTACGAGAAAAGTTCCGCCAGGCGCTGCTGACCATGCATCAGGATCCTCAAGGGCAAACGATCCTGCAAGGGATGCATATCGACCGCTTCACCCCCATCGACGACGGCGCTTACGACACCATCCGCCAGATGTTGAACACGATTGGACAGGAAACCCCCTGATGCCCTTTCTTACGGGATTGCGCAAAAAAATCTATCTGACCTTTGCTGGCCTCTCCCTCTTCTTTGGCCTGGCCCTGGTGCTGTTCGTCACCTTCGAGTATTCCCAGGAATTGCGCAGCGAGCTGGAAAAACGCGGCATTTCCATCGCCCGCCATCTAGCCCAACAGAGCATCGCCCCGATTCTCACCCGCGACCCTTTGACCATCAAGCTTAATGCCATCCAGGCGCAGGCGACCGAGGAAGATATCGTCTATATCTTCTTCCGCGACCCGCGCAACGGTGAAGTCTTTGCCCATACCTTCAGCAACGGGTTTCCCTCGGCGCTGCTCGATGTGAACCCCCTCCCCCCGCACGAAGACCACAGCATTACCCACCTCGCCACGGAACAGGGGAAGATTTACGATGTGGCGGTTCCGGTGGGCCGGGGCGGCCTCGGCCAGGTGCACGTCGGCATCTCGGCGCAACCGGTAAACAGCGCCGTCCAGCGACTGACCCGCGACATCGCCCTGGCCTCCCTGCTGTTGGCCGGGCTCAGCCTGCTCTTGAGCTTGCCGCTGTCGGCGGCCCTGGTGCGCCCTCTGGGGCAATTCACCTATGCCGTCCGAGAGTTGACCGCCGGGCGCTTCGGCCAGCGGATCGCCGAAGACGGACAGGACGAAATCGGCGAGTTGGCCCGTTCCTTCAACGCCATGAGCGAAAAGCTGCGCGACGCCCAGCAAGAGCTGCTCGAACGCAACCGCCTGCTCGCCGAGGAGGTGGACCGGCGGCGGCAGGCGGAGGGCAAGCTTGCCTCGCAGCTCAAGTTTTTGGCGACGCTGATGAACGAACTGCCCGAACCGGTTTTCTATAAAAATACCGAAGGGATTTACCTCGGCTGCAATCGGGCCTTTGAAGAGTTCTACGGCATTCCTCGGGACAGAATCGTCGGTCACAGGGTCGACGAAATCTTTCCGGAAGAGGAGGCTCGGGTTCACCTTGAGGCCGACGGAGACCTTTTCACCAACCCCGGCACCTGCCAATACGAGTTGCCGGTCATGGCGGCCGGGTTGCGCCCCCGGCAGGCGATCTACAAAAAGACCACCTACCAGGACAATTCCGGTCACATCGGCGGACTGGTCGGGGTGATGATCGATGTCACCCACGAGCGGGAAATCGACCAGATGCGCCGGGAATTCGTTTCGACGACCGCCCATGAATTCCAGACCCCGCTGGCGGCCATTCTGGGTTTCTGCGAACTGTTACAGCTACCCGAAGGGGAAATGAGCGGGAATCGAGAAGAATGCCTGGGCATCATCCACGAACGGGCCGAATTCCTCTCCCGTCTGGTCGACCAGTTTCTCGATGTCAGCCGCATCGAAGCCGGGCGCGATCTCCCCCTGAACCTCGGCGCCTGCCAAGTCGATCAACTGGTTCATGCCGTCTTGCGCAACCAGCGCGGCAACCGGCAGCGCTTTGAAGTACGCTTCCCTGAAAACTGTCCGGCCGTGTTGGCCGATGAAGACCGTATTTCCCAGGTCATCGAAAACCTGGTGAGCAATGCCGTGAAATATTCCCCCCCCGAGGGGCGCATCAGCCTCAGCGGCACCGTCGAAAAGCGTATGTTACGCATCGCCGTGGCGGACGAGGGGATCGGTCTGAGCGAGGAGTTGCGGGAAAAAATCTTCGATAAATTCTTCCGCGTCGACAGTCGCGAAACCGCCCCTTCCGGGACCGGACTGGGTCTCTACATCACCCGGGCCATCGTCGAAGCCCACGGCGGCCATATCAGCGCGTGCAGCCATTGCGGCCAGGGCACGACCTTTACCTTTACCCTGCCGTTGCTGGAAGGTACCGGCGACCCCGAGTTGCCGGAAGTGGAGTTTGCAATCTGATCCCTGTCGTTTTTTTGCGACAGTCGACAGTGGAATTGGTCCTATTTTTTGCGAATGTCTTTCAAAACTGTCTGCTATCGGCGACAAAAACAGCTGTCGTATCCGCGTCCATCTGATGATAACTTAAAAATTTCAGACAGATAGCAACACCGCCAAAACTGGCAGGGTTGCTGCATTAAAATCCCAGGCGTCTATATTTTCCAACGCTACCCCCAAACCCTTTATTGGAGTGTTTCTATGAAAATCCGCAATATCCTTTGTTGCACGGCACTTCTGCTCACCGCCACGACGGTCGAAGCCGCAGATGTCGGCTTCAACCTGAACCTCAACGTCGGCAGCCGGCGTCCGGTCTACGGCCTTCCCGCGGTTTCCGTTCCCAACTTCATGATCCCCGCCCCGCCGGTTTTCCTCGCCCCGCCGGGATTGGGTCTTTCCATCGCCATCGATATCCCCTATGACATGGTCTATATCGACGGTCTCTACTACGTCTACCACGGCAAAAACTGGCATCGCGGCCGCCATTACAACGGCCCCTGGACCCCGGTTCGTGGCGACCTTCTCCCCTATGGCCTGCGCAAGCACAAGCACAAGGATATCGTCATCCACCGCGACCGGGAATACCGCCGCTATCGGGAACATCAATCCCGGGGTGATTACCGGGGACAGGTCTATCGTCCAGTCGATCGTCGTGACCGTAAAGACTGGGACAAACATGATCGTAAAGACTGGGACAAGCGTGACCGCAGAGACCGAGACAAACGTGACCGCAAAGATTGGGACCGGCGGGATCGTCATGACCGGGATCACCATGACCGCGGTCATGACCGGGGCAAGGACAAAGGGAAGGATCGGGATCGGCGGCACGACCGCGACTGACCCTGTCGCCATTAGCCGACAGGTTTCGCAACGCAAGAAGGGCGACCCCTTAGAGTCGCCCTTCTTGCATTCTGGAATTGTGCCGAACACCTCATTTTTACAGGGATGAAGGGGATGAAAGGGATAAAACCGAAAAGACCCTATCCTGTCTATCCCTTTCATCCCTGTAGAATCCGATGTCTTTTTTAGGGGAAAGCGCGATCGATCACAAAGCGCCATGCCGCCGAACCCACGCCGCGGAGGGGCGTTTTTCATCAGCCGCCTAACGACAGGGACCGATGCGCTTGCCGCTCATATGATTGGTCATGGTCATCCCCTCGGGCATGGACATCTGCATGCTCCCCTCGAAGTGATCGCCATGATAGGTAATCTGTCCGTCTCCCCGGGTTTCTCCCCCCTCCCCCTTGCAGACGACGCTCCAGACCACGGTATTATCGTCGATCTGGTTGTGGGTCATGGTACATTCGTTGTCCGGCTGCTCGTTCTTGGGAACCAGATCCTGCTGGGTGATACATTGACTGAAGGTCATGGGCGGAATCTGCACCGGGATGCCGGGCATCTCCACCCGCGTGGTGATCTCCCACTGGCCCTCCTGCATGTCGACCGAACCGGCGGCCCACACTGGGCTTAGGCCCGCGGCGCAAAGGAACAGGAAAAAAAGCAGTTTCTTCCACATAAACAACCTCCCTGAAAATTGGGCGCCTTCGCGCCGGCTGTGAATACCAAAACCCTACGTCAACGGCCCGCCGGCGTCAAGACGCGTCAGCGGCAGGCACACAACCACCTTCGTTCCCTTATCCGGGGCGCTTTCCACCCGGATCTGTCCGCCATGCGCTTCGACG
Coding sequences:
- the phnD gene encoding phosphate/phosphite/phosphonate ABC transporter substrate-binding protein, whose product is MVRWAKCIFFCCCLPLLLVLTACEGEAPRSVDLSRRETTNPPSYDPGEPALNLSIGSIVTPAQGYVYYEQLIDYLTKELGRPINVVDPGSYEKLLTLLETGKVDVAFVCSGTYVEGQKRFGLELLAAPLVDGKPLYDANLIVPEDSPAQSLADLRGKKMAFVDPHSRTGGLVVARELESLGTTPEEFFANVRYTYAHDQSILAVAYGLVDAASVNSFIWDYLRSRDPKLAMKVRVLARYGPYGIPPVVAAPHTDGELRRQVRQSLLELHKNERGQAILAGMHIDRFVPTNDGAYDSVRQFKGMP
- the phnD gene encoding phosphate/phosphite/phosphonate ABC transporter substrate-binding protein; its protein translation is MFHKYFRTMLLCGLPWLLLCSACDRGSAQKINLADRVDLPEIEQRSNPRALRLSIGSIITPEQGYVYYRQLVDYLSNRLDLTITVVDPGNYGKLNTMLKNGDVDVAFVCSGPYVEGREAFGLELLAAPVVNGEAAYYSNLIVPASSPAKSLDDLQGKSFAFTDPQSNSGCLVPGNQLAQRGHTPESFFVSFSYTYAHDRSIHAVSESLVDGAAVDSLIWDYLSAADPKLHRRVRVVERFGPFAIPPVVAAPHVPQELREKFRQALLTMHQDPQGQTILQGMHIDRFTPIDDGAYDTIRQMLNTIGQETP
- a CDS encoding ATP-binding protein; its protein translation is MPFLTGLRKKIYLTFAGLSLFFGLALVLFVTFEYSQELRSELEKRGISIARHLAQQSIAPILTRDPLTIKLNAIQAQATEEDIVYIFFRDPRNGEVFAHTFSNGFPSALLDVNPLPPHEDHSITHLATEQGKIYDVAVPVGRGGLGQVHVGISAQPVNSAVQRLTRDIALASLLLAGLSLLLSLPLSAALVRPLGQFTYAVRELTAGRFGQRIAEDGQDEIGELARSFNAMSEKLRDAQQELLERNRLLAEEVDRRRQAEGKLASQLKFLATLMNELPEPVFYKNTEGIYLGCNRAFEEFYGIPRDRIVGHRVDEIFPEEEARVHLEADGDLFTNPGTCQYELPVMAAGLRPRQAIYKKTTYQDNSGHIGGLVGVMIDVTHEREIDQMRREFVSTTAHEFQTPLAAILGFCELLQLPEGEMSGNREECLGIIHERAEFLSRLVDQFLDVSRIEAGRDLPLNLGACQVDQLVHAVLRNQRGNRQRFEVRFPENCPAVLADEDRISQVIENLVSNAVKYSPPEGRISLSGTVEKRMLRIAVADEGIGLSEELREKIFDKFFRVDSRETAPSGTGLGLYITRAIVEAHGGHISACSHCGQGTTFTFTLPLLEGTGDPELPEVEFAI
- a CDS encoding DUF3617 domain-containing protein; its protein translation is MWKKLLFFLFLCAAGLSPVWAAGSVDMQEGQWEITTRVEMPGIPVQIPPMTFSQCITQQDLVPKNEQPDNECTMTHNQIDDNTVVWSVVCKGEGGETRGDGQITYHGDHFEGSMQMSMPEGMTMTNHMSGKRIGPCR